Proteins encoded in a region of the Halostella limicola genome:
- a CDS encoding ABC transporter permease: MATSDTQSDEMLSSGRGEGGVEEEEIESRVGISYTLFQIRRDPTALAGLAIISLMTVIAVFAYVDAVVFNYLAEYSFFANLGVEQYWFARTYWMHPENDPSNVQALLPPAWMENTFGTGTWEHPLGTDHRGRDILVRLFYGTRIAIQVGFISTVIGMVGGTLVGAVAGYYGGWIDDALMRGVETLYAIPFLVLVIAFMAAFGRDLTYAMVGVGITTIPVFSRLIRSRVVSVREEDYIEAARAAGVRDRNIILRHVIPNSFAPVLVQATLQIGVSILIVAGLSFLGYGVQPPKPSWGQMLSNSRGYMLPNPWFSVWPGIAILITVVGFNLLGDGLRDALDPRVNN, encoded by the coding sequence ATGGCAACGAGTGACACGCAATCGGACGAAATGCTCTCCTCGGGGCGCGGCGAGGGCGGCGTCGAGGAAGAAGAGATCGAGTCGCGCGTCGGCATCAGCTACACGCTCTTCCAGATCCGGCGCGACCCGACGGCGCTCGCGGGGCTGGCGATCATCTCGCTGATGACCGTCATCGCGGTGTTCGCGTACGTCGACGCCGTCGTCTTCAACTACCTCGCGGAGTACTCGTTTTTCGCCAATCTCGGGGTCGAACAGTACTGGTTCGCGAGGACCTACTGGATGCATCCGGAGAACGACCCGTCGAACGTGCAGGCCTTGCTCCCGCCGGCGTGGATGGAGAACACGTTCGGGACGGGGACGTGGGAGCACCCGCTCGGCACCGACCACCGCGGCCGGGACATCCTCGTGCGCCTGTTCTACGGCACCCGGATCGCGATCCAGGTCGGGTTCATCTCGACCGTGATCGGCATGGTCGGCGGGACGCTCGTCGGGGCCGTCGCGGGCTACTACGGCGGGTGGATCGACGACGCGCTGATGCGCGGCGTCGAGACGCTGTACGCCATCCCGTTTCTCGTCCTCGTCATCGCGTTCATGGCCGCGTTCGGCCGCGACCTGACGTACGCGATGGTCGGCGTCGGGATCACGACGATCCCGGTGTTCTCGCGGCTCATCCGGTCGCGCGTCGTCAGCGTCCGCGAGGAGGACTACATCGAGGCGGCCCGCGCCGCGGGCGTCCGCGACCGGAACATCATCCTCCGGCACGTCATCCCGAACAGCTTCGCACCGGTGCTCGTCCAGGCGACCCTGCAGATCGGCGTGAGCATCCTCATCGTCGCTGGGCTCTCGTTCCTGGGCTACGGCGTCCAACCGCCCAAACCGTCGTGGGGGCAGATGCTCTCGAACTCGCGGGGGTACATGCTGCCGAACCCCTGGTTCAGCGTGTGGCCGGGGATCGCGATCCTGATCACCGTCGTCGGGTTCAACCTGCTCGGCGACGGCCTGCGAGACGCGCTCGACCCGAGGGTGAACAACTGA
- a CDS encoding peptidylprolyl isomerase, with protein sequence MSDLTATLHTSEGDVEVRLFEDRAPRTVENFVNLAEHDPAADAEPAPDTVTWEDPETGETRGDALYNDVPFHRVIEDFMIQGGDPTGTGRGGPGYEFEDEFHDDLRHDDAGILSMANSGPDTNGSQFFITLGPQPHLDDRHAVFGEVVDGMDVVEEIGNVETGPNDQPKKDVVLESVTVHDDE encoded by the coding sequence ATGAGTGACCTGACCGCGACACTGCACACCAGCGAAGGCGACGTCGAAGTACGACTGTTCGAGGACCGCGCCCCGCGCACCGTCGAGAACTTCGTCAACCTGGCGGAGCACGACCCCGCGGCCGACGCCGAGCCCGCGCCCGACACCGTCACCTGGGAGGACCCGGAGACCGGCGAGACGCGCGGCGACGCGCTGTACAACGACGTCCCGTTCCACCGCGTCATCGAGGACTTCATGATCCAGGGCGGCGACCCGACCGGTACCGGCCGCGGCGGCCCCGGCTACGAGTTCGAGGACGAGTTCCACGACGACCTGCGCCACGACGACGCCGGCATCCTCTCGATGGCCAACTCCGGCCCGGACACCAACGGTTCGCAGTTCTTCATCACCCTGGGTCCCCAGCCCCACCTCGACGACCGCCACGCCGTCTTCGGCGAGGTCGTCGACGGCATGGACGTCGTCGAGGAGATCGGCAACGTCGAGACCGGCCCGAACGACCAGCCCAAGAAGGACGTGGTGCTGGAGTCCGTGACGGTTCACGACGACGAGTAA
- a CDS encoding CopG family ribbon-helix-helix protein, with translation MTVVSVSMPEELLERLDRFAEEHGYTGRSEVIREASRNLLGEFEDRRLEDRELMGVVTVLFDYETTSVEEKMMHLRHEHEDVVASNFHSHVGGHHCMELFVLEGTLEEISAFVGRIRATKDTLNIDYSVIPMDDFAAIADGE, from the coding sequence ATGACCGTCGTCAGCGTCTCGATGCCGGAGGAACTGCTGGAGCGGCTTGACCGCTTCGCCGAGGAACACGGCTACACGGGCCGGAGCGAAGTGATCCGAGAGGCGAGCCGGAACCTGCTCGGCGAGTTCGAGGACCGGCGCCTCGAGGACCGCGAACTGATGGGCGTCGTCACCGTCCTGTTCGACTACGAGACCACCAGCGTCGAGGAGAAGATGATGCACCTCCGCCACGAGCACGAGGACGTCGTCGCCTCGAACTTCCACAGTCACGTCGGCGGCCACCACTGCATGGAGCTGTTCGTACTGGAGGGGACCCTGGAGGAGATCTCCGCGTTCGTCGGCCGGATCCGGGCGACGAAGGACACGCTCAACATCGACTACTCGGTCATCCCGATGGACGACTTCGCGGCCATCGCGGACGGCGAGTAA
- a CDS encoding ABC transporter ATP-binding protein — MSDALDPDGRGAPDLGTTMPEGEEEVDFGETLLRVDGLTKYFTSESGFLEGLTVDTDGGFPLRYDRDQVRAVEDVTFEIEKGETLGLVGESGCGKSTLARTILRLLKPTDGDVYFKGRNLAEMGGDDLRSQRRHMQMIFQDPQSSLDPRMKVGRIVEEPMKAHDLYGDEGEREARAKELLEKVGLDPQHYNRYPHAFSGGQRQRVNLARALSVNPDLIVCDEPVSALDVSIQAQVLNTMNELQDEFGLTYLFIAHDLSVIRHISDRVAVMYLGQLVELAEKRELFENPQHPYTRALLSSIPVPDPRERGTRGVLEGDVPSPIEPPSGCRFRTRCPELISPPDYDLSSAEWDNVRAFVRAVDRRTFEATSATEIRERFFADADPRGQAGDVVDEAIGLVGEGEWEEAADMLREWFAEESICAREQPAYEVPPEHGDGRHFAACHLHQEDLDGVH; from the coding sequence ATGAGTGACGCGCTGGACCCCGACGGTCGGGGGGCGCCGGACCTCGGGACGACGATGCCCGAGGGGGAGGAAGAGGTCGACTTCGGCGAGACGCTCCTGCGGGTCGACGGCCTCACCAAGTACTTCACCAGCGAGAGCGGGTTCCTGGAGGGGCTCACCGTCGACACCGACGGCGGCTTCCCGCTCAGGTACGACCGCGACCAGGTGCGGGCCGTCGAGGACGTGACCTTCGAGATCGAGAAGGGCGAGACGCTGGGGCTGGTCGGCGAGTCCGGCTGCGGCAAGTCCACGCTCGCGCGGACCATCCTCCGCCTGCTGAAGCCGACCGACGGCGACGTGTACTTCAAGGGCCGCAACCTCGCGGAGATGGGCGGCGATGACCTGCGCTCGCAGCGCCGGCACATGCAGATGATCTTCCAGGACCCGCAGTCCTCGCTGGACCCGCGGATGAAGGTCGGCCGCATCGTCGAGGAGCCGATGAAGGCCCACGACCTGTACGGCGACGAGGGGGAGCGCGAGGCCCGCGCCAAGGAGCTCCTGGAGAAGGTCGGCCTCGACCCCCAGCACTACAACCGCTACCCGCACGCCTTCTCGGGCGGACAGCGCCAGCGCGTGAACCTCGCCCGGGCGCTGTCGGTCAACCCGGACCTGATCGTCTGCGACGAGCCGGTCTCCGCGCTCGACGTGTCGATCCAGGCCCAGGTGCTGAACACGATGAACGAACTGCAGGACGAGTTCGGGCTGACGTACCTGTTCATCGCTCACGACCTCTCGGTCATCAGGCACATCAGCGACCGCGTCGCCGTGATGTACCTCGGCCAGCTCGTCGAGCTCGCGGAGAAGCGGGAGCTGTTCGAGAACCCGCAGCACCCGTACACCCGGGCGCTGCTCTCGTCGATCCCCGTGCCGGACCCGCGAGAGCGGGGGACGCGCGGCGTTCTTGAGGGCGACGTGCCCAGTCCCATCGAGCCGCCGAGCGGCTGCCGGTTCCGGACGCGCTGTCCCGAACTGATCTCGCCGCCGGACTACGACCTCTCGTCCGCGGAGTGGGACAACGTCCGGGCGTTCGTGCGGGCGGTCGACCGGCGGACGTTCGAGGCGACGAGCGCCACCGAGATCCGCGAGCGGTTCTTCGCCGACGCCGATCCGCGCGGCCAGGCGGGCGACGTCGTCGACGAAGCGATCGGCCTCGTCGGGGAGGGAGAGTGGGAGGAGGCCGCCGACATGCTCCGGGAGTGGTTCGCCGAGGAGAGCATCTGCGCCCGCGAGCAGCCCGCCTACGAGGTCCCGCCGGAGCACGGCGACGGCAGGCACTTCGCCGCGTGTCACCTCCACCAGGAGGACCTGGACGGAGTCCACTGA
- a CDS encoding ferredoxin, with protein MSDPDEVLAASDVGESDAPPVEEKPYKIIFEANKCFGAGKCAEVADNWEMDLASGMAKPKSYFFDEGDLDENVRAAEVCPAKKGDGCIHVVDRRTDEEIAPDPHGDGTLSVDW; from the coding sequence ATGAGCGATCCGGACGAGGTTCTCGCGGCGAGCGACGTCGGCGAGAGCGACGCGCCGCCCGTCGAGGAGAAGCCGTACAAGATCATCTTCGAGGCGAACAAGTGCTTCGGCGCGGGCAAGTGTGCCGAGGTCGCCGACAACTGGGAGATGGACCTCGCGAGCGGGATGGCGAAGCCGAAGTCGTACTTCTTCGACGAGGGCGACCTGGACGAGAACGTCCGGGCCGCGGAGGTCTGCCCGGCGAAGAAAGGCGACGGCTGCATCCACGTGGTCGACCGCCGGACCGACGAGGAGATCGCGCCCGATCCGCACGGCGACGGCACGCTCTCCGTCGACTGGTGA
- a CDS encoding sensor histidine kinase encodes MNGPPSLEEAALDALPSQVAVLESDGTIAYTNRAWDEFAAENDAATVDFVGENYLAVCDADADVCEASDGIRAVLAGDRESFEYEYPCHTPDEPRWFTMRAVRFVRGDAAHALVMHVDITERKIAEMEVNDRNDRLKTVASVLSHDLRNPLTVAMGELDLLERETDADPARTGAVRHALDRIGSIVEDSLVFLRRDEADPRPVDLRHATEEAWASVDAGEATLAVAETPAIRADPTLLGHVLENLLGNAVKHGGDAAAVRVGPIDGESGDAAGFFVADDGPGVPDADRDRVFEYGYTTGGTGLGLAIVERTAEMHGWSVDVAEGEAGGARFEITGVETVG; translated from the coding sequence ATGAACGGTCCCCCGTCGCTGGAGGAGGCCGCGCTCGACGCTCTCCCGTCGCAGGTCGCCGTCCTCGAGTCGGACGGCACGATCGCCTACACGAACCGCGCCTGGGACGAGTTCGCCGCCGAGAACGACGCCGCGACCGTCGACTTCGTCGGGGAGAACTACCTGGCGGTCTGTGACGCCGACGCGGACGTCTGCGAGGCGAGCGACGGCATCAGGGCGGTGCTCGCGGGCGACCGGGAGTCGTTCGAGTACGAGTACCCCTGTCACACGCCGGACGAGCCGCGCTGGTTCACGATGCGGGCGGTCCGGTTCGTCCGCGGCGACGCGGCGCACGCGCTGGTCATGCACGTCGACATCACGGAGCGAAAGATCGCCGAGATGGAAGTCAACGACCGCAACGACCGCCTGAAGACGGTCGCGAGCGTCCTCTCGCACGACCTCAGGAACCCGCTGACGGTCGCGATGGGCGAACTCGACCTGCTCGAACGCGAGACCGACGCCGACCCCGCCCGCACCGGCGCCGTTCGGCACGCGCTCGACCGGATCGGCTCCATCGTGGAGGACTCGCTCGTGTTCCTCCGCCGGGACGAGGCGGACCCGCGACCGGTCGACCTCCGTCACGCGACGGAGGAAGCGTGGGCGTCGGTCGACGCCGGCGAGGCGACGCTCGCGGTGGCGGAGACGCCGGCGATCCGCGCGGACCCGACGCTGCTCGGCCACGTGCTGGAGAACCTGCTCGGCAACGCCGTGAAGCACGGCGGCGACGCCGCCGCGGTGCGCGTCGGCCCGATAGACGGTGAATCCGGCGACGCCGCGGGGTTCTTCGTCGCCGACGACGGCCCGGGCGTGCCCGATGCGGACAGGGATCGGGTCTTCGAGTACGGCTACACGACCGGCGGCACCGGCCTCGGCCTCGCGATCGTCGAGCGTACCGCCGAGATGCACGGCTGGTCGGTGGACGTCGCTGAGGGCGAGGCGGGCGGGGCCCGCTTCGAGATCACGGGCGTCGAAACGGTCGGCTGA
- a CDS encoding ABC transporter ATP-binding protein, whose product MSADEPLLEVRDLKTQFFTAEGTVRAVDGVSFTVEEGEIVGIVGESGAGKSVAASSILRLVEEPGEIVGGEVRFKGETLVGFEEGPEGELRERDEMLSNQEMRRRIRGREIAIIFQDPMESLNPVFTVGGQLREFIEINRELGEKEAKREAIDMLREVGIPEPKARYDEYPHQFSGGMRQRVLIAMALACEPSLIIADEPTTALDVTVEGQILDLVEDLQAKYGTSFIWVTHDMGVVAEICDRVNVMYLGEVIEQADVDDLFYDTKHPYTNALLDSIPRPDETVEELNPIEGVMPEAINPPSGCRFHPRCPDAREVCVEVHPDNRVVAGEEGTPHRAACLKHEETFRAGYWGSEPLGDREPAERDPELTTDGGGGDE is encoded by the coding sequence ATGAGCGCCGACGAACCACTGCTGGAGGTGCGCGACCTGAAGACGCAGTTCTTCACGGCGGAGGGGACCGTCCGCGCCGTCGACGGCGTCTCCTTCACCGTCGAGGAGGGCGAGATCGTCGGCATCGTCGGCGAGTCCGGCGCCGGCAAAAGCGTCGCGGCGAGTTCGATCCTCCGCCTCGTCGAGGAGCCCGGCGAGATCGTCGGCGGCGAGGTCAGGTTCAAAGGCGAGACGCTCGTCGGCTTCGAGGAGGGTCCGGAGGGCGAGCTCCGGGAGCGCGACGAGATGCTCTCGAACCAGGAGATGCGTCGGCGGATCCGGGGCCGGGAGATAGCGATCATCTTCCAGGACCCGATGGAGAGCCTGAACCCGGTGTTCACCGTCGGCGGCCAGCTGCGCGAGTTCATCGAGATCAACCGCGAACTCGGCGAGAAGGAGGCGAAGCGGGAAGCGATCGACATGCTCCGGGAGGTGGGCATTCCCGAACCGAAGGCCCGGTACGACGAGTACCCGCACCAGTTCTCCGGCGGGATGCGCCAGCGCGTGCTCATCGCGATGGCGCTCGCCTGCGAGCCGAGCCTCATCATCGCGGACGAGCCGACGACCGCGCTCGACGTCACCGTCGAGGGGCAGATCCTCGACCTCGTCGAGGACCTGCAGGCGAAGTACGGGACGAGCTTCATCTGGGTCACTCACGACATGGGCGTGGTCGCGGAGATCTGCGACCGCGTCAACGTGATGTACCTCGGGGAGGTGATAGAGCAGGCCGACGTCGACGACCTGTTCTACGACACGAAACACCCCTACACGAACGCGCTGCTGGACTCGATCCCGCGGCCGGACGAGACGGTCGAGGAGCTGAACCCGATCGAGGGGGTGATGCCGGAGGCGATCAACCCGCCGAGCGGGTGTCGGTTCCACCCGCGCTGTCCCGACGCGCGCGAGGTGTGCGTCGAGGTCCACCCCGACAACCGCGTCGTCGCCGGCGAGGAGGGAACCCCGCACCGCGCCGCCTGTCTCAAGCACGAGGAGACGTTCAGGGCGGGGTACTGGGGGAGCGAACCGCTCGGCGACCGTGAGCCGGCGGAGCGCGACCCCGAACTGACGACCGACGGGGGTGGCGGCGATGAGTGA
- a CDS encoding bile acid:sodium symporter family protein — protein sequence MTAVDRLRQVSEVANKYFVVWVLLFAGVALYAPEPFLPVLDYVAPLLGIIMLGMGLTLQPADFRRLVERPRDVAIGAVAQWLIMPAAAYGLVQVLSLPPEIGIGLILVGAAPGGTASNVMTFLGKGDVALSVAITTVTTLAAPVVMPAWTLALIGESLEVTFLEMFTTIVQIVLIPVLLGFAIRYYLDRRAPRAAEVGVDVFPAVSVVAIVAIVAGVVGANVDNILTAGAAVLAAVVAHNAVGLAGGYGVGTAAGMAEDRVRACTFEVGLQNSGLAVALATAFFSAEAALIPALFSVWHNVTGPALASLFSWRDERAAVGPDAATADD from the coding sequence GTGACGGCTGTGGATCGACTGCGACAGGTGAGCGAGGTCGCGAACAAGTACTTCGTCGTCTGGGTACTGCTGTTCGCGGGCGTGGCGCTGTACGCGCCGGAGCCGTTCCTGCCGGTGCTCGACTACGTCGCCCCGCTGCTGGGGATCATCATGCTCGGGATGGGGCTGACGCTCCAGCCCGCGGACTTCCGGCGGCTGGTCGAGCGCCCGCGGGACGTGGCGATCGGCGCGGTTGCGCAGTGGCTGATCATGCCCGCCGCGGCGTACGGGCTGGTGCAGGTGCTCTCGCTCCCGCCGGAGATCGGTATCGGTCTCATCCTCGTCGGCGCCGCGCCCGGCGGGACGGCGTCGAACGTGATGACGTTCCTCGGCAAGGGCGACGTGGCGCTCTCGGTGGCGATCACGACGGTGACGACGCTCGCCGCGCCGGTCGTGATGCCTGCGTGGACGCTGGCGCTCATCGGCGAGAGCCTGGAAGTGACGTTCCTGGAGATGTTCACCACTATCGTCCAGATCGTCCTGATCCCGGTGCTGCTCGGCTTCGCGATCCGGTACTACCTCGACCGGCGAGCGCCGAGGGCCGCCGAGGTCGGCGTCGACGTGTTCCCCGCGGTGAGCGTGGTCGCCATCGTCGCCATCGTCGCCGGCGTCGTCGGGGCGAACGTCGACAACATCCTGACGGCCGGCGCGGCCGTCCTCGCGGCCGTCGTCGCGCACAACGCGGTCGGCCTCGCCGGGGGGTACGGCGTCGGCACCGCGGCGGGGATGGCCGAGGACCGCGTTCGGGCCTGCACGTTCGAGGTGGGCCTCCAGAACAGCGGACTCGCGGTGGCGCTCGCGACCGCCTTCTTCAGCGCCGAGGCGGCGCTCATCCCGGCGCTTTTCAGCGTCTGGCACAACGTCACCGGCCCCGCGCTGGCGAGTCTCTTCTCGTGGCGGGACGAGCGGGCTGCGGTCGGGCCGGACGCCGCGACGGCGGACGACTGA
- a CDS encoding ABC transporter permease, with protein MGMLSYTIRRLLQAIPVMLGIVTITFLLTNAIPGDPVSIMLGPSPSAEQAAAVRAKYGLDRPLYIRYLNYVADVLQGDLGRSLYYNVPVTEKIAERIPVTLLLLVSSFTFALATAIPLGVISAKRRNQPTDHVSRVVALIGVSTPSFWIGLLLIIVFSFHLNLLPATNLVMPWADPASVAGASSQWDVLVTAGEHLLMPTITLGTLQMAAVTRIERSAMLEVLNEEYVKLARAYGVGETTILRKHAFRNAQLPVITVVGLQLTSALGGAVLTETVFSINGMGRLIITAINNQDYELVMGTTLFFGFTFVIGVILTDLSYAYIDPRVTYGERE; from the coding sequence GTGGGAATGCTAAGCTACACGATCCGGCGACTACTGCAGGCCATCCCGGTGATGCTCGGCATCGTCACCATCACCTTCCTGCTGACCAACGCGATCCCGGGTGACCCAGTGAGTATCATGCTCGGCCCGTCGCCGAGCGCGGAGCAGGCCGCTGCGGTCCGGGCGAAGTACGGACTCGACAGGCCGCTGTACATCAGATACCTCAACTACGTCGCGGACGTGCTCCAGGGCGACCTCGGTCGGAGCCTCTACTACAACGTCCCGGTCACCGAGAAGATCGCGGAGCGGATACCGGTGACGCTGCTGTTGCTCGTATCGAGTTTCACGTTCGCGCTCGCGACGGCGATCCCGCTCGGCGTCATCTCGGCGAAGCGGCGCAACCAGCCGACCGACCACGTCTCGCGGGTCGTTGCCCTGATCGGCGTCAGCACGCCGTCGTTCTGGATCGGCCTGCTGCTGATCATCGTCTTCTCGTTCCACCTGAACCTGCTCCCGGCGACGAACCTGGTCATGCCGTGGGCCGACCCGGCGAGCGTCGCGGGGGCGAGCAGTCAGTGGGACGTGCTGGTGACCGCGGGCGAGCACCTGCTCATGCCGACGATCACGCTGGGGACGCTGCAGATGGCGGCGGTGACGCGCATCGAGCGATCGGCCATGCTTGAGGTGCTGAACGAGGAGTACGTCAAACTCGCCCGCGCCTACGGCGTCGGCGAGACGACGATCCTGCGGAAGCACGCGTTCCGCAACGCACAGCTTCCGGTTATCACGGTCGTCGGCCTCCAGTTGACGTCCGCGCTCGGCGGTGCGGTGCTGACGGAGACGGTGTTCAGTATCAACGGGATGGGGCGACTGATCATCACGGCGATCAACAACCAGGACTACGAACTCGTGATGGGCACGACCCTGTTCTTCGGGTTCACCTTCGTGATCGGCGTGATCCTGACTGACCTGTCCTACGCCTACATCGACCCGAGAGTTACCTACGGAGAACGAGAGTAA
- a CDS encoding succinylglutamate desuccinylase/aspartoacylase family protein, with protein sequence MHSAERVTLARLPSGVEVATTVHTYGDRNGPTVYLQAAQHGREVNGTEVLRRVHDRLVGADLSGRVVAVPVANPLTFDRVSYTTPEELDSVHSNMNRVWPGAPDGTLHERMAAALWEYAGDADAAVDLHTGSPDMQTHVVFMDGDGDARALAETFDADLLLAEPAGEDAGDEWNRRNFAGKFRVAAAEAGIPTVTPELAHNKQIVEPAVETGVEGVLNVLHHLDILPGAPEPTGDRTVARNHLGRVDAADSGLFRPHPDRRIGERVTAGTPLGTLYDPGTYAVLQEATADYDGILYALTREATVVGGDKLANVAIPK encoded by the coding sequence ATGCACAGTGCCGAGCGCGTGACGCTCGCGCGCCTCCCCTCCGGCGTCGAGGTGGCGACGACCGTCCACACCTACGGCGACCGGAACGGCCCAACCGTGTACCTGCAAGCGGCCCAGCACGGCCGGGAAGTGAACGGGACCGAAGTCCTCCGGCGCGTTCACGACCGGCTCGTCGGCGCCGACCTGTCCGGCCGCGTCGTCGCCGTCCCGGTGGCGAACCCGCTCACCTTCGACCGCGTTTCGTACACGACCCCGGAGGAACTCGACAGCGTCCATTCGAACATGAACCGGGTGTGGCCCGGCGCCCCCGACGGGACGCTCCACGAGCGCATGGCCGCGGCGCTCTGGGAGTACGCCGGCGACGCCGATGCCGCCGTCGACCTCCACACCGGCAGTCCCGACATGCAGACCCACGTCGTCTTCATGGACGGCGACGGGGACGCCCGCGCGCTGGCCGAGACGTTCGACGCCGACCTCCTGCTGGCCGAACCCGCGGGCGAGGACGCCGGCGACGAGTGGAACCGGCGGAACTTCGCCGGCAAGTTTCGCGTCGCCGCCGCCGAGGCGGGGATTCCGACGGTCACGCCCGAACTTGCGCACAACAAACAGATCGTCGAGCCCGCGGTCGAGACCGGCGTCGAGGGCGTGCTGAACGTCCTCCATCACCTCGATATCCTCCCCGGTGCTCCCGAACCGACTGGCGACCGGACCGTCGCGCGCAACCACCTCGGCCGGGTCGACGCGGCCGACTCGGGGCTCTTTCGGCCGCATCCCGACCGCCGCATCGGCGAGCGCGTGACCGCCGGGACGCCGCTCGGCACGCTGTACGACCCGGGGACGTACGCGGTGCTGCAGGAGGCCACCGCCGACTACGACGGGATCCTCTACGCGCTCACCCGCGAGGCGACGGTCGTCGGCGGCGACAAGCTGGCGAACGTCGCGATCCCGAAGTGA
- a CDS encoding DUF488 domain-containing protein, which yields MTAGTLHDTYVAALQHDLADLPDGATLVGVVRRPTRWFSPAVDENRPALAPPASLLDEFGDRRDELEAEGTSETEAHDAAWDDVEFAARYRAHLDSSPDARDAVDDLLARLRDGEDLALVCYENTDEKRCHRTILRDHLEERRDG from the coding sequence GTGACCGCCGGAACGCTCCACGACACGTACGTCGCCGCGCTCCAGCACGACCTCGCGGACCTCCCGGACGGGGCGACGCTGGTGGGGGTCGTCCGCCGGCCGACGCGCTGGTTCTCGCCCGCGGTGGACGAGAACCGACCGGCGCTCGCCCCGCCAGCGTCGCTGCTCGACGAGTTCGGCGACCGGCGGGACGAACTGGAAGCCGAGGGAACGTCGGAGACCGAGGCTCACGACGCCGCCTGGGACGACGTCGAGTTCGCAGCCCGGTACCGTGCCCACCTCGACTCGTCGCCGGACGCACGCGACGCGGTCGACGACCTGCTGGCGCGCCTCCGCGACGGCGAGGACCTGGCGCTCGTCTGCTACGAGAACACCGACGAGAAGCGCTGTCACCGAACGATCCTCCGCGACCACCTCGAAGAGCGCCGCGACGGGTGA
- a CDS encoding haloalkane dehalogenase encodes MSLVSTPDGRFEDLPDFPYEPEYVDVGGPEMAYVDVEGDGDETFLCLHGEPSWSFLYRKMIPRLSDRGRVVAPDMIGFGRSDKYDDPEEYTYGMLYETTERFVEELDLEDVTLVCQDWGGLLGLPVAANNPERFARLVPMNTGMPDGTTTMPDVWHEFKEMTANAPELDVAKIIADGCTSDLDEDVLHAYRAPFPDEDHRAGARILPSRVPIEADMPGADVIGDARATFADWEKPVFVLFSDSDPITRSARGDLMSVFPTADEQPDTWIEGGGHFLQEDRGEAVADEIVDFVDRT; translated from the coding sequence ATGTCACTCGTTAGTACACCTGACGGTCGGTTCGAGGACCTGCCCGACTTCCCGTACGAGCCGGAGTACGTCGACGTCGGCGGGCCGGAGATGGCGTACGTCGACGTCGAGGGCGACGGCGACGAGACGTTCCTCTGCCTGCACGGGGAGCCGTCGTGGTCGTTCCTCTACCGGAAGATGATCCCGCGGCTCTCCGACCGCGGGCGGGTCGTCGCGCCGGACATGATCGGGTTCGGGCGCTCCGACAAGTACGACGACCCCGAGGAGTACACGTACGGGATGCTGTACGAGACGACCGAGCGGTTCGTCGAGGAGCTTGACCTGGAGGACGTCACGCTGGTCTGTCAGGACTGGGGCGGCCTGCTCGGCCTCCCGGTCGCCGCCAACAACCCCGAGCGGTTCGCGCGGCTGGTACCGATGAACACCGGGATGCCCGACGGGACGACGACGATGCCCGACGTCTGGCACGAGTTCAAGGAGATGACCGCGAACGCGCCGGAACTCGACGTGGCCAAGATAATCGCCGACGGCTGCACGTCCGACCTCGACGAGGACGTGCTCCACGCCTACCGGGCGCCGTTCCCCGACGAGGACCACAGAGCCGGGGCGCGGATCCTGCCGAGTCGCGTGCCGATAGAGGCCGACATGCCGGGCGCGGACGTGATCGGCGACGCCCGGGCGACGTTCGCCGACTGGGAGAAGCCCGTGTTCGTCCTCTTCTCCGACTCGGACCCGATCACGCGGTCGGCCCGCGGGGACCTCATGTCCGTCTTCCCGACCGCGGACGAGCAGCCCGACACGTGGATCGAGGGCGGCGGTCACTTCCTGCAGGAGGACCGCGGCGAGGCGGTCGCCGACGAGATCGTCGACTTCGTCGACCGAACCTGA